In Astatotilapia calliptera chromosome 16, fAstCal1.2, whole genome shotgun sequence, one genomic interval encodes:
- the LOC113008245 gene encoding olfactory receptor 10J5-like encodes MMSAGVNVTSLPILVTSVTLDGLAQLSNQRLFFFFFFLCAYLFMLCSDSLVVYVICSQRSLHHPMFVFVTAVLMNSVAGSTVFYPKLLVDLLRGVRSVQVTLRVCMCEAWLLYSLGTSSFLLLAAMSFDRYVSICRPLLYTVVMSPATVLALLLLCWLLPVGLVGTAVLLASRLPLCRSQLSRIYCDIYSLVSLSCGGRETLLSEVYNLSVIVATVLLPAIFVLFSYSAVLSVCLQRSRSFSSKALSTCLPHLLVFCNYSVSTGVEVLQRRLQAGSQPTASVLTSIFQVMIPTVFNPVVYGLKVTEIRAQLRRLLGCQRAD; translated from the coding sequence ATGATGTCAGCAGGGGTAAACGTGACCTCACTGCCCATCCTGGTGACATCAGTGACCCTGGACGGCCTGGCGCAGCTGTCCAATCAGcggctcttcttcttcttcttcttcctgtgcGCCTACCTGTTCATGCTGTGCAGCGACAGCCTGGTGGTATACGTGATCTGCTCCCAGCGGAGCCTCCACCAccccatgtttgtgtttgtgacgGCTGTGCTGATGAACTCTGTGGCGGGCAGCACGGTGTTTTACCCCAAACTTCTGGTGGACCTGCTGAGAGGGGTCCGCTCAGTGCAGGTGACcctgcgtgtgtgcatgtgtgaggccTGGCTTTTATATTCATTGGGCACCTCCAGCTTCCTACTGCTAGCAGCCATGTCTTTTGACCGGTATGTGTCCATCTGCCGCCCGCTGCTCTACACCGTTGTCATGTCTCCAGCCACAGTGCTggcactgctgctgctctgctggcTGCTGCCTGTCGGGCTGGTCGGCACTGCGGTGCTGCTGGCGAGCCGTCTGCCGCTCTGCCGCTCGCAGCTCAGCAGGATCTACTGCGACATCTACAGCCTGGTCAGTCTGAGCTGTGGTGGTCGTGAGACACTGCTGAGCGAAGTCTACAACCTCTCGGTCATCGTAGCTACTGTCCTGCTGCCCGCCATCTTTGTGCTCTTCTCTTACAGCGCCGTCCTGTCCGTCTGCCTGCAGCGCTCGCGCAGCTTCAGCAGCAAAGCACTGAGCACGTGCCTGCCGCACCTGCTCGTCTTCTGTAACTACAGCGTGAGCACCGGGGTGGAGGTGCTGCAGCGCCGCCTACAGGCCGGCAGTCAGCCCACAGCCTCCGTCCTCACCTCCATCTTCCAGGTGATGATCCCGACTGTGTTCAACCCGGTGGTGTATGGCCTAAAGGTGACGGAGATCAGGGCTCAGCTGAGGAGGCTGCTGGGCTGCCAGAGAGCTGATTGA